A DNA window from Xanthomonas campestris pv. campestris str. ATCC 33913 contains the following coding sequences:
- the mreC gene encoding rod shape-determining protein MreC has product MPSYAGPPVASRPGEVTSTLRLLVYLVLAVVLIALDSRGGWLSQLRLQANLLIQPVWAVAGLPGRIGSQVRDNAATHAQLVEETRALRNQLLVANARLTRLQTAALDNAQLRELLNVAERRGLDVQLAPILDIDLDPTRQRLLLDAGSRDGVLMGQAVIDAGGLMGQVIEVTPLHSTVLLLTDPDHAVPVSVARNGVRLIVYGRGDRLELRDIPLSAGVQVGDEIVTSGLGGRFPAGFPVGKVSELHPDDTHAFLVGELTPAAKLDRGRDVLLLRAGKPLRVAVGAGNGESGIGNGNGNGSVAPDTTAPANMPVTAAPRTPAAGGSSAATDPARPTAGAAFGATTATATNIGAAPRAQSAPTPATPGAQPASAPTPSRPTSLPARPPASNESSIQHPDSRPASPQGSRASGNAASGTGNRSASPPQSTAPIDSRLPTPDSRPSPTETDQ; this is encoded by the coding sequence GTGCCCTCCTACGCCGGTCCTCCTGTCGCCTCCCGCCCGGGCGAAGTCACCTCCACGCTGCGGCTGCTGGTCTATCTGGTGCTGGCGGTCGTGCTGATTGCGCTCGACAGCCGCGGTGGCTGGCTGAGCCAGCTGCGCCTGCAGGCCAATCTGCTGATCCAGCCGGTGTGGGCGGTGGCGGGGTTGCCGGGCCGGATCGGCTCGCAGGTGCGCGACAACGCCGCGACCCACGCCCAACTGGTGGAAGAGACCCGCGCGCTGCGCAACCAGCTGCTGGTGGCCAATGCGCGCCTCACCCGCCTGCAGACCGCTGCGCTGGACAACGCCCAGCTGCGGGAACTGCTCAACGTGGCCGAGCGCCGCGGCCTGGACGTGCAGCTGGCGCCCATCCTGGATATCGACCTGGACCCCACCCGACAACGCCTGCTGCTGGATGCCGGCAGCCGCGACGGCGTGCTGATGGGCCAGGCGGTGATCGACGCCGGTGGGCTGATGGGGCAGGTGATCGAAGTGACGCCGCTGCATTCCACCGTGCTGCTACTCACCGACCCGGACCATGCGGTGCCGGTCAGCGTGGCGCGCAACGGCGTGCGCCTGATCGTCTACGGCCGCGGCGACCGCCTCGAACTGCGCGACATCCCGCTCAGCGCCGGCGTGCAGGTGGGCGATGAGATCGTCACCTCCGGCCTGGGCGGGCGGTTCCCGGCCGGCTTCCCGGTCGGCAAGGTGTCCGAACTGCATCCGGACGACACCCACGCCTTCCTGGTCGGCGAACTCACCCCCGCCGCCAAGCTCGACCGCGGCCGCGATGTGCTGTTGCTGCGTGCCGGCAAGCCGCTGCGGGTGGCGGTGGGGGCTGGGAATGGGGAGTCGGGAATTGGGAATGGCAACGGCAACGGCAGTGTCGCGCCAGACACCACTGCGCCAGCGAACATGCCGGTGACTGCAGCCCCGCGCACGCCGGCGGCTGGCGGTTCCAGTGCGGCGACCGATCCGGCACGCCCGACGGCGGGCGCGGCATTTGGTGCCACAACCGCCACCGCCACCAATATCGGCGCCGCGCCGCGCGCCCAGTCCGCGCCGACACCAGCCACGCCTGGCGCACAGCCGGCCAGCGCGCCGACGCCCAGCCGCCCGACAAGTCTGCCTGCCCGTCCTCCTGCATCGAACGAATCCAGCATCCAGCATCCCGATTCCCGCCCGGCGTCGCCGCAGGGCTCACGGGCATCAGGGAATGCAGCATCGGGAACGGGCAACCGCAGCGCCTCACCGCCGCAGAGCACTGCTCCTATCGATTCCCGACTCCCGACTCCCGATTCCCGGCCGTCTCCCACGGAGACGGACCAATGA
- the mreD gene encoding rod shape-determining protein MreD, translated as MSRMRNSWILPVSIMIALVLGLLPLPAVVQPLRPYWLALVLAYWVIEEPDRVGLGAAFVAGVLADLLYGGLLGEQALRLVIMTFILQRFRARMRFFPISQQALAIGGLLLNDRIVSSAVHLAVGEPTLPWSYWWAPLLGMALWPPVFVLLDAVRLGKRSKK; from the coding sequence ATGAGCCGCATGCGCAACAGCTGGATCCTGCCGGTCAGCATCATGATCGCGCTGGTGCTGGGGCTGCTGCCGCTGCCGGCGGTGGTGCAGCCGCTGCGCCCGTACTGGCTGGCGCTGGTGCTGGCCTATTGGGTGATCGAGGAGCCGGACCGGGTAGGGCTTGGCGCGGCGTTCGTGGCCGGGGTGCTGGCCGACCTGCTGTATGGCGGTCTGCTTGGCGAACAGGCGCTGCGGCTGGTGATCATGACCTTCATCCTGCAGCGCTTCCGCGCGCGGATGCGCTTTTTCCCGATCTCTCAGCAGGCGCTGGCGATCGGCGGGCTATTGCTCAACGACCGTATCGTCTCCTCGGCGGTGCATCTGGCGGTGGGTGAGCCCACCCTGCCATGGAGCTACTGGTGGGCGCCGCTGCTCGGCATGGCGCTGTGGCCGCCGGTGTTCGTGTTGCTGGATGCAGTGCGGCTGGGCAAGCGGAGCAAGAAGTAA
- the rodA gene encoding rod shape-determining protein RodA, translating into MSDILRWLVDLAARFARSLDWVLCLALAALMVIGLSVLKSAGGTANGDHLVMAQGVRFAIGAAAMWGISRMSVLRLRAWTPWVYGLSMLPLLAVFALGTGKYGRQWLDLKLFYLQPAELLKISLPMMAAWYLHRMPLPPRISTVLVTCVIIGVPTALIMLQPDFGTGVLIAASGVFVLLLAGLPWWWVAVGVGGVSAAAPVAWFWLLRPYQKDRIMMFLNPENDALGAGWNIIQSKIAIGSGGLNGKGWGLGSQSHLNFIPEQTTDFAFSVLSEEFGWIGVATVLTLYLVVIGRCLWIASQARDTYSRLIAGATGLAFFVYVLVNGGMISGLLPVVGVPMPLMSYGGTSAVSLLAGLGLVMAVKSHRPVHGY; encoded by the coding sequence GTGAGCGACATCCTGCGCTGGCTGGTGGATCTGGCCGCACGCTTCGCCCGCAGCCTGGACTGGGTGCTGTGCCTGGCGCTGGCCGCGCTGATGGTGATCGGCCTGTCGGTGCTCAAGAGCGCCGGCGGCACCGCCAACGGCGATCACCTGGTGATGGCGCAAGGCGTGCGCTTTGCCATCGGCGCGGCGGCAATGTGGGGCATCTCGCGCATGTCGGTGCTGCGCCTGCGCGCGTGGACGCCGTGGGTGTACGGCTTGTCGATGCTGCCGCTGCTGGCGGTGTTCGCGCTGGGCACCGGCAAATACGGCCGCCAGTGGCTGGATCTCAAGCTGTTCTACCTGCAGCCGGCCGAGCTGCTCAAGATCAGCCTGCCGATGATGGCGGCCTGGTATCTGCACCGCATGCCATTGCCGCCGCGCATTTCCACCGTGCTGGTCACCTGCGTGATCATCGGCGTGCCTACCGCCTTGATCATGTTGCAGCCGGACTTCGGCACCGGCGTGCTGATCGCCGCCAGCGGCGTGTTCGTGCTGCTGCTGGCCGGCCTGCCGTGGTGGTGGGTGGCGGTGGGCGTCGGCGGCGTCTCGGCCGCGGCGCCGGTGGCCTGGTTCTGGCTGCTGCGGCCATACCAGAAGGACCGCATCATGATGTTCCTCAACCCGGAAAACGATGCGCTCGGCGCCGGCTGGAACATCATCCAGTCCAAGATCGCCATTGGCTCTGGCGGATTGAACGGCAAGGGCTGGGGGCTGGGCTCGCAGTCGCACCTGAACTTCATCCCCGAACAGACCACCGACTTTGCGTTTTCGGTGCTCAGCGAGGAATTCGGCTGGATCGGCGTGGCCACGGTGCTGACGCTCTACCTGGTGGTGATCGGCCGCTGCCTGTGGATCGCCTCGCAGGCACGCGACACCTATTCGCGCCTGATCGCCGGCGCCACTGGCCTGGCGTTCTTCGTCTACGTGCTGGTCAACGGCGGCATGATCTCCGGCCTGCTGCCGGTGGTCGGTGTGCCGATGCCGCTGATGAGCTACGGCGGCACCTCGGCGGTCTCGCTGCTGGCAGGGCTGGGCCTGGTGATGGCGGTGAAATCGCATCGACCGGTGCACGGGTACTGA
- a CDS encoding IS3-like element IS1404 family transposase (programmed frameshift) — MKKRFTDEQVIGFLREAESGVAIKDLCRRHGFSEASYYLWRSKFGGMSVPDAKRLKDLESENARLKKLLAEQLFENDLIKDALRKKLVSAPARRTLVREWIGRGASERRALAVIGMSASALRYCPREDRNGELRERICALAHRHRRYGVGMIYLKLRQEGRIVNYKRVERLYREQQLQVRRRKRKKVPIGERQPLLRPSQANQVWSMDFVFDRTAEGRVIKCLVIVDDATHEVVAIEVERAISGHGVTRVLDRLAHSRGLPKVIRTDNGKEFCGKAMVAWAHARNVQLRLIQPGKPNQNAYVESFNGRLRDECLNEHWFPTLLHARTEIERWRREYNEDRPKKAIGGMTPAAYAQHLANTDIINPGL, encoded by the exons GTGAAGAAACGTTTTACTGACGAGCAGGTCATCGGCTTTCTGCGCGAAGCCGAAAGCGGCGTCGCCATCAAGGACCTGTGCCGGCGGCATGGCTTCAGCGAGGCCTCGTACTACCTGTGGCGCAGCAAGTTCGGTGGGATGAGCGTGCCCGATGCCAAGCGGCTCAAGGACCTAGAGTCCGAGAACGCGCGGCTGAAGAAGTTGCTGGCCGAGCAGCTGTTCGAGAACGACCTGATCAAGGATGCACTGCGAAAAAAGT TGGTAAGCGCACCGGCGCGTCGGACGCTGGTGCGCGAATGGATCGGGCGTGGTGCCAGCGAGCGTCGTGCGTTGGCAGTGATCGGCATGAGCGCCAGTGCACTGCGGTATTGCCCGCGCGAAGATCGCAATGGCGAACTGCGCGAACGCATCTGTGCGTTGGCACATCGCCATCGCCGCTATGGCGTGGGAATGATCTATCTCAAATTGCGGCAAGAAGGGCGCATCGTGAACTACAAGCGTGTGGAACGGTTGTACCGCGAGCAGCAGCTGCAAGTGCGCCGCCGCAAGCGCAAGAAGGTCCCAATAGGCGAGCGTCAACCGCTGCTGCGGCCATCGCAGGCCAACCAGGTGTGGTCGATGGACTTTGTGTTCGACCGCACCGCCGAAGGCCGGGTGATCAAGTGTCTGGTGATCGTGGACGATGCAACCCACGAAGTGGTCGCCATCGAAGTGGAGCGCGCGATCTCCGGGCACGGGGTGACGCGCGTGCTGGACCGACTGGCGCACAGTCGCGGTTTGCCGAAGGTGATCCGCACTGACAACGGCAAGGAGTTTTGCGGTAAGGCGATGGTCGCCTGGGCGCATGCCCGTAATGTGCAACTACGGCTCATCCAGCCAGGCAAACCGAACCAGAACGCCTACGTCGAATCCTTCAACGGCCGACTGCGCGACGAATGCCTCAACGAGCACTGGTTCCCGACGTTACTGCACGCGCGCACCGAAATCGAACGCTGGCGACGCGAATACAACGAGGACCGACCCAAGAAAGCAATCGGCGGCATGACCCCGGCTGCTTATGCCCAACATCTGGCAAACACCGATATCATCAACCCCGGACTCTAA
- the mrdA gene encoding penicillin-binding protein 2, with product MHGRRHPKNPHAEAEQFRRRAVLGFVMVVLCLVGLGGWYFKLQVLDHEVYATRSEANRIKPRPVVPGRGMIYDRSGRLLAENVPAFRLDVTPDKVENMETMLAALGKVIPIAPEDLERFNRERKARRSFLPGTLKLRMSDEEMARFAVERWRFPGVELEPYLTRRYPYGPLFAHIIGYVGRIDEKDLAVLGEGNAALTHMGKSGLERYYEQDLRGQVGYEQVETNVQGRAIRTVGRVAPQSGADLRLSVDADLQRAMVAAFGEHEGAAIAMDPRTGEILGMVSLPSYDPNLFVNGISHTDFKALNDNPSRPQFNRLVLGGVAPGSTLKPLIALAGLDSGLRRPEDRVLSTGMFYLPGVSRGWGDSHRGGHGWTDLRKSIAQSVNTYYYRLAVDMGIDRFDHYMGEYGFGQPTGVDLLGEIGGILPSPAYKYKTRKERWYPGDTVNIAIGQGDWKVTPLQLVRGVSAIAGGLLLRPHLVLEERTGFDHPWQPMIQPPGKPISANAAHLQVVREGMMDTMRPGGTGYAITPGAPYQMAGKTGTAQVVSRRGVAAVDPRSLPLHLRHRGLFVGFAPADNPVIAVAVAVEGGGFGTSSAAPIARKIFDAWLLGKLPEGLEPLDSELGMTAVGVNQFEAGATDARQQGDAAAAALDELPVVIGQVAVALDPNRPAQPVIPDVPDTVSETDR from the coding sequence ATGCACGGGCGTCGCCACCCCAAGAATCCGCACGCCGAGGCCGAGCAGTTCCGCCGCCGCGCGGTGCTGGGCTTTGTGATGGTGGTGCTGTGCCTGGTCGGGCTGGGCGGCTGGTACTTCAAGCTGCAGGTGCTCGACCACGAGGTCTATGCCACCCGGTCGGAGGCCAACCGCATCAAGCCGCGTCCGGTGGTCCCTGGGCGCGGCATGATCTACGACCGCAGCGGCCGGCTGCTGGCCGAGAACGTGCCGGCGTTCCGCCTGGACGTGACCCCGGACAAGGTCGAGAACATGGAGACCATGCTGGCCGCGCTCGGCAAGGTGATCCCCATCGCGCCCGAGGACCTGGAGCGCTTCAACCGCGAGCGCAAGGCCCGCCGCAGCTTCTTGCCGGGGACCCTGAAGCTGCGCATGAGCGATGAGGAGATGGCGCGCTTCGCGGTGGAGCGCTGGCGCTTCCCCGGCGTGGAGCTGGAGCCGTACCTGACCCGGCGCTACCCGTACGGGCCGCTGTTTGCGCACATCATTGGCTACGTTGGGCGCATCGACGAAAAGGACCTGGCGGTGCTGGGCGAGGGCAATGCCGCGCTCACCCACATGGGCAAGTCCGGGCTGGAGCGCTATTACGAACAGGACCTGCGCGGCCAGGTGGGCTACGAACAGGTGGAAACCAACGTGCAGGGCCGGGCGATCCGCACGGTGGGCCGGGTGGCGCCGCAATCGGGCGCAGACCTGCGCCTGTCGGTCGATGCCGACCTGCAGCGCGCGATGGTGGCCGCGTTCGGCGAACACGAAGGTGCGGCGATCGCGATGGACCCGCGCACCGGCGAGATCCTGGGCATGGTCAGCCTGCCCAGCTACGACCCCAACCTGTTCGTCAACGGCATCTCGCATACCGACTTCAAGGCACTCAACGACAACCCCTCGCGGCCGCAGTTCAACCGGCTGGTGCTCGGTGGCGTGGCGCCGGGCTCCACGCTCAAGCCGTTGATCGCCCTGGCCGGCCTGGACAGCGGGCTGCGCCGCCCGGAAGACCGCGTGCTCTCCACCGGCATGTTCTATCTGCCGGGCGTCAGCCGTGGCTGGGGCGATTCGCACCGTGGCGGGCATGGCTGGACCGATCTGCGCAAGTCGATCGCCCAGTCGGTCAATACCTATTACTACCGCCTGGCGGTGGACATGGGCATCGACCGCTTCGACCACTACATGGGCGAATACGGCTTCGGCCAGCCCACCGGGGTGGATCTGCTGGGCGAAATCGGCGGCATCCTGCCGTCGCCGGCCTACAAGTACAAGACCCGCAAGGAGCGCTGGTACCCGGGCGACACGGTCAACATCGCCATCGGCCAGGGCGACTGGAAAGTGACGCCGCTGCAGCTCGTGCGTGGGGTCTCGGCCATTGCCGGCGGCCTGTTGCTGCGCCCGCACCTGGTGCTGGAAGAACGTACCGGGTTCGACCACCCCTGGCAGCCGATGATCCAGCCGCCGGGCAAGCCGATCAGCGCCAACGCCGCCCATCTGCAGGTGGTGCGCGAGGGCATGATGGACACCATGCGCCCGGGCGGCACCGGCTATGCGATCACCCCTGGCGCGCCGTACCAAATGGCCGGCAAGACCGGCACCGCGCAGGTGGTCAGCCGCCGCGGCGTGGCTGCCGTGGACCCGCGCAGCCTGCCCTTGCATCTGCGCCACCGCGGCCTGTTCGTGGGTTTTGCCCCTGCCGACAACCCAGTCATCGCCGTCGCGGTGGCGGTGGAAGGTGGCGGTTTCGGCACCAGTTCGGCCGCGCCGATCGCGCGCAAGATCTTCGATGCCTGGCTGCTCGGCAAGTTGCCCGAAGGCCTGGAGCCGCTGGATAGCGAGCTGGGCATGACCGCGGTCGGCGTGAACCAGTTCGAGGCCGGCGCCACCGATGCGCGCCAGCAAGGCGATGCCGCCGCTGCGGCGCTGGACGAATTGCCGGTGGTGATCGGCCAGGTGGCCGTGGCCCTGGATCCCAACCGCCCCGCGCAACCGGTGATTCCGGACGTGCCGGACACTGTCTCGGAGACCGACCGGTGA
- a CDS encoding zeta toxin family protein, whose amino-acid sequence MNEKESRLDNVEHRRLFEQKILDDAALETKTSFEHPKAIILAGQPGSGKGSLARAADVELGRDVVLIDPDELRNAHPEVSALRNAHPYTWSGYTHSDASQWADELLQVTIEGKKNLIFDTTLSNGQWSAELIKDLQSRGYDVEVRAMAAHKLESEHGVDSRFSQQLDREGYGRYVPESHREVVYTRLPISLDTVHAQTTAPVRIFNRQGAEVYDSRTDARPPGQALEAARNAWFKDPAVTQVLRESWQQQVDWHRDLPAHVQDIPNAAPAVQEQVLAEHAELHVSDGVNSRLEGIATIDELVRPGAPPARVPVPEPEIPGLRRAGMTAGLAGLGVAATAYDASQTGERVGTLLAQDNLTAARSEALHFSARGIGGWAGGTAAAAVVGTTGAGPVALVVADGYLFSAAADKAVTLWDNRQIYTQTDKQGVSWEFNGNQWLRQEKADLPNDSVDAPQKQAMFALPEKARELNYHASSEATEQALGKVQPSNPYVQPSSEADAAHLYARDWRHDPASGQWSRMIADEVDRNERPVWTVDPASPERSAGLDQQAAQVVDANIARGPAAIAATYQTAYQRNGWDDFGPVPSAVQAALNPDSLQASDGKQYQRDTQDQWRHDGVAAEGNVPSELNATRERLQPALEQHGQALAQMPARQAPTPTPQQQDQANTEAAYAAYGVAPNAQTAGAIQLAVQRTREANGIDAATSSLALQRDTTAQYSVYSPIQHLSRDADGAVRVAAMTSTDDIHQALSEVQSLRQEQPPSAGAPERRSNALTHSRPKSAMLTSKRCGRLIGKVCLRKKRSKPQALRRQRLPPRMWMKPEHLRRPLMRSEIETLHVHPMRLLLRRRQRLLLSRWLHPSTRLCRKTCARSPSLPNRSPNLSRNENPKRPKHLRLGHPRQPAQSSRGQRQWAQPWRAHLRRTLDQHHPLRPSPIKRLLRQLPQHRAHRMKWKGCAWATGGKKSSSCNIACSK is encoded by the coding sequence ATGAACGAAAAGGAATCCCGTCTCGATAATGTCGAGCATCGCAGATTATTTGAGCAGAAGATTCTTGATGATGCCGCACTGGAGACAAAAACGTCCTTCGAACACCCCAAGGCGATCATCCTCGCTGGGCAACCTGGCTCGGGAAAAGGAAGTCTCGCAAGAGCTGCAGACGTCGAGCTAGGCAGGGATGTCGTCCTGATCGATCCGGATGAATTGCGTAACGCTCACCCCGAAGTGTCCGCCCTGCGCAATGCCCACCCCTACACCTGGTCTGGCTACACCCACTCCGATGCCAGCCAATGGGCCGATGAACTGCTGCAAGTCACTATCGAAGGCAAGAAGAACCTGATCTTCGACACCACGCTCAGCAATGGCCAGTGGAGCGCGGAACTGATCAAGGATCTGCAATCGCGCGGCTATGACGTCGAGGTGCGTGCAATGGCCGCGCACAAGCTGGAAAGCGAGCATGGCGTCGATTCCAGGTTTTCTCAGCAGCTCGATCGGGAAGGCTACGGCCGCTACGTGCCCGAAAGTCATCGCGAGGTCGTCTACACCAGGCTGCCGATCAGCCTGGACACGGTGCATGCCCAGACCACGGCGCCCGTACGCATCTTCAACCGCCAGGGTGCCGAGGTTTACGATAGCCGCACCGATGCACGTCCGCCCGGGCAGGCACTGGAAGCGGCGCGCAATGCGTGGTTCAAGGATCCAGCGGTCACCCAAGTACTGCGCGAAAGCTGGCAACAACAGGTCGATTGGCACCGCGATCTACCGGCGCATGTGCAAGACATCCCCAACGCCGCCCCCGCCGTTCAGGAGCAAGTGCTTGCTGAGCACGCCGAGCTACACGTCAGTGACGGCGTGAACAGCCGGCTGGAAGGCATTGCCACCATTGATGAACTCGTGCGGCCAGGGGCTCCGCCTGCACGCGTGCCTGTGCCTGAGCCGGAGATCCCAGGCTTGCGTCGCGCCGGGATGACAGCAGGGCTTGCGGGTTTGGGCGTTGCCGCCACTGCCTACGATGCGTCGCAAACCGGAGAGCGTGTTGGCACGCTGTTGGCGCAAGACAACCTTACCGCTGCGCGGTCAGAAGCGCTGCACTTTAGTGCCCGAGGCATAGGCGGCTGGGCGGGAGGCACCGCCGCCGCTGCCGTGGTTGGCACAACCGGCGCCGGGCCCGTCGCGCTGGTGGTGGCCGATGGTTATCTGTTCAGTGCTGCTGCCGACAAGGCCGTGACGCTCTGGGACAACCGCCAGATCTATACACAAACTGACAAGCAGGGCGTGAGCTGGGAGTTCAATGGCAACCAGTGGTTGCGCCAAGAAAAGGCCGATCTTCCCAACGATAGCGTCGATGCACCGCAGAAGCAGGCCATGTTCGCACTGCCCGAAAAAGCGCGCGAGCTGAACTATCACGCCAGTAGCGAAGCGACCGAGCAGGCGCTTGGCAAGGTGCAACCCAGTAACCCCTATGTGCAGCCATCCAGTGAGGCAGATGCTGCGCATCTTTACGCACGGGATTGGCGGCATGATCCGGCAAGTGGCCAGTGGTCCCGGATGATCGCCGACGAAGTCGATAGGAACGAGCGGCCCGTCTGGACGGTTGATCCGGCAAGCCCCGAGCGCAGTGCCGGGTTGGATCAACAAGCAGCCCAGGTGGTGGACGCCAACATTGCCCGTGGCCCAGCTGCAATTGCAGCGACTTATCAGACTGCCTATCAGCGCAATGGATGGGACGATTTTGGCCCCGTGCCATCAGCCGTGCAGGCAGCCTTGAACCCAGACTCACTGCAAGCCTCGGACGGCAAGCAGTATCAGCGCGATACGCAAGATCAGTGGCGGCATGATGGTGTTGCTGCCGAAGGCAATGTCCCGTCAGAACTCAATGCAACGCGCGAACGCTTGCAACCGGCATTGGAGCAGCACGGGCAGGCGTTGGCACAGATGCCGGCAAGGCAAGCGCCAACGCCAACGCCACAGCAACAAGATCAGGCCAATACCGAAGCGGCCTATGCCGCCTATGGCGTTGCGCCCAATGCCCAGACCGCAGGCGCGATCCAGCTTGCGGTGCAACGGACACGTGAGGCAAACGGGATCGATGCCGCGACCAGCTCTTTGGCGTTGCAGCGTGATACGACCGCGCAATACTCGGTGTACAGCCCCATCCAGCATCTGAGCCGTGACGCCGATGGTGCGGTGCGTGTTGCAGCAATGACCAGCACCGACGATATCCATCAGGCACTCAGCGAGGTGCAGTCACTTCGGCAGGAGCAACCGCCTTCGGCCGGTGCGCCGGAGCGCCGGAGCAACGCATTGACGCACAGTCGCCCCAAGAGCGCGATGCTTACGAGCAAGCGTTGCGGGAGGCTAATCGGCAAGGTGTGCCTACGCAAGAAGCGCAGCAAGCCGCAAGCTTTGCGGCGACAACGGTTACCGCCCCGCATGTGGATGAAACCCGAGCACCTCAGGCGGCCATTGATGCGCAGCGAGATCGAGACGTTGCACGTACACCCGATGCGCCTGCTGCTGCGGAGGCGGCAACGCCTGCTCCTGTCGCGGTGGCTACATCCGTCAACGCGTCTCTGCAGGAAGACGTGCGCCCGGTCGCCAAGCCTGCCGAACCGAAGCCCGAACCTGTCCCGCAACGAGAACCCCAAGAGACCCAAGCACCTGAGGTTGGGGCACCCCCGACAGCCGGCGCAGTCCAGCCGAGGGCAGAGGCAGTGGGCCCAGCCTTGGCGGGCGCATCTGCGCCGAACCTTGGATCAGCATCATCCGCTTCGACCGTCCCCAATCAAGCGCCTACTCAGGCAGCTGCCGCAACACCGCGCTCATCGCATGAAGTGGAAGGGCTGCGCCTGGGCGACCGGGGGCAAGAAGTCGAGTTCTTGCAATATCGCTTGCAGCAAGTAG